A window of the Brassica napus cultivar Da-Ae chromosome C5, Da-Ae, whole genome shotgun sequence genome harbors these coding sequences:
- the LOC111212280 gene encoding glycerol-3-phosphate dehydrogenase SDP6, mitochondrial — protein sequence MSPASSLRRLAVGAAVIAAASGGGAVYLSPSVASSDRGGGPILDSLRRRIGDPNASVPSRSAQESVLIGASASNPLDVLVIGGGATGSGVALDAVTRGLRVGLVEREDFSSGTSSRSTKLIHGGVRYLEKAVFNLDYGQLKLVFHALEERKQLIENAPHLCHALPCMTPCFDWFEVVYFWMGLKMYDLVAGPRLLHLSRYYSAQESAELFPTLARKGKDKSLRGTVVYYDGQMNDSRLNVGLACTAALAGAAVLNHAEVVSLITDEATKRIVGARVRNNLTGKEFESYAKVVVNAAGPFCDSIRKMVDEDTKPMICPSSGVHIVLPDYYSPEGMGLIVPKTKDGRVVFMLPWLGRTVAGTTDSNTSITPLPEPHEDEIQFILDAISDYLNIKVRRTDVLSAWSGIRPLAMDPTAKSTESISRDHVVFEENPGLVTITGGKWTTYRSMAEDAVDAAIKSGKLSPTNGCVTQKLQILGSHGWEPSSFTALAQQYVRMKKTYGGKVVPGAMDTAAAKHLSHAYGSMADRVAIIAQEEGLGKRLAHGHPFLEAEVAYCARHEYCESAVDFIARRCRIAFLDTDAAARALQRVVEILASEHKWDKSREKQELQKAKEFLQTFKSSKNAQFHDGKHN from the exons ATGTCACCAGCCTCCTCCCTCCGCCGCTTAGCCGTCGGAGCCGCCGTAATCGCCGCCGCATCCGGCGGTGGCGCTGTCTACCTCTCCCCGTCGGTTGCCTCCAGCGACAGAGGCGGTGGTCCGATTCTCGATTCGCTGAGGCGCAGGATCGGTGATCCGAACGCTTCCGTGCCTTCTCGATCTGCTCAAGAGTCTGTGCTGATCGGAGCCAGCGCTTCTAATCCTCTCGATGTACTCGTCATTGGCGGTGGAGCCACGGGCTCTGGAGTGGCGCTCGACGCTGTGACGCGTGGACTCCGTGTTGGTCTGGTGGAGCGGGAGGATTTCTCCTCGGGGACGTCTTCTCGTTCGACGAAGCTTATCCATGGAG GTGTTCGCTACTTGGAGAAAGCTGTATTCAATCTTGATTATGGACAGCTAAAGCTTGTATTCCACGCGCTTGAGGAGCGCAAACAGCTCATTGAAAACGCGCCACATCTCTGCCACGCTCTCCCCTGCATGACACCTTGTTTCGACTGGTTCGAAGTTGTCTACTTCTGGATGGGACTGAAGATGTACGACTTGGTCGCAGGACCACGGTTACTACATCTCTCTAGGTACTACTCTGCTCAGGAGTCTGCTGAGCTCTTCCCAACTCTTGCAAGGAAAGGGAAAGACAAGAGCTTGAGGGGCACTGTTGTGTATTACGATGGGCAAATGAATGATTCACGTCTTAATGTGGGGTTGGCTTGTACTGCCGCGTTGGCTGGTGCCGCTGTTCTCAACCATGCTGAGGTTGTGTCGCTTATTACAGATGAGGCTACTAAGAGAATAGTTGGTGCCAGAGTTCGTAACAATCTCACAG gCAAAGAATTTGAGAGCTATGCGAAAGTGGTTGTTAATGCGGCTGGACCGTTCTGTGACTCCATTAGGAAGATGGTTGATGAAGATACGAAGCCGATGATATGTCCAAGCAGCGGTGTACACATTGTGCTCCCTGATTACTATTCTCCAGAAGGGATGGGGTTGATAGTCCCTAAAACTAAGGATGGTCGCGTTGTGTTCATGTTACCGTGGTTGGGAAGAACAGTAGCAGGTACTACGGACTCTAACACCTCGATCACTCCGCTTCCAGAACCTCATGAGGATGAGATTCAGTTTATACTGGATGCAATCAGTGACTATCTTAACATTAAG GTTCGACGTACTGATGTTCTTTCGGCTTGGAGTGGTATCCGACCATTGGCCATGGATCCAACAGCAAAGAGCACAGAGAGTATCTCCAGAGACCATGTTGTCTTCGAGGAAAACCCTGGTTTGGTTACAATCACTGGTGGAAAATGGACAACTTATCGAAG CATGGCGGAAGATGCGGTTGATGCAGCAATCAAATCTGGAAAGCTGAGTCCAACCAATGGATGTGTAACGCAGAAGCTACAGATTCTTGGTTCTCATGGATGGGAACCGTCTTCTTTCACAGCTCTTGCGCAGCAATACGTGCGCATGAAGAAAACATATGGTGGTAAAGTGGTTCCTGGAGCAATGGACACAGCTGCGGCTAAGCATTTGTCACATGCTTATGGTTCAATGGCTGACCGAGTCGCCATAATAGCTCAG GAGGAGGGTTTGGGGAAACGGTTGGCACATGGACATCCGTTTCTGGAAGCAGAGGTTGCTTACTGTGCAAGGCACGAGTACTGCGAGTCAGCGGTTGATTTCATAGCAAGGAGATGTAGAATAGCGTTCTTGGACACAGATGCAGCGGCGAGGGCGTTGCAGCGTGTGGTGGAGATACTAGCGAGTGAACACAAGTGGGACAAGTCGAGGGAGAAGCAGGAGTTGCAAAAGGCTAAAGAGTTTCTTCAAACTTTCAAGTCTTCCAAAAACGCACAGTTTCACGATGGCAAACACAACTAA